From Streptomyces asiaticus, one genomic window encodes:
- a CDS encoding acyl-CoA carboxylase subunit beta, translating to MTAVQEPPTFTEHVGELRELKETARLGADPRATERQHAKGKLTAYERIDLLLDPGSFTEVEPLRRHRATGFGLEGKRPHTDGVVTGWGTVEGRTVFVYAHDFRIFGGALGEAHAEKIQKIMDMAVAAGSPLVSLNDGAGARIQEGVSALAGYGGIFQRNTRASGVIPQISVMLGACAGGAAYSPALTDFVFAVRGISQMFITGPDVVRAVTGEKVTHDGLGGADVHGSSSGVAHFVYDDEETCLAEVRWLLSMLPSHNRELPPAAVTGDPADRGVDRLVELVPLDGNRSYDMREVIAEIVDDGDFMEVHAQWGANLVCALGRLDGEVLGVVANQPAALAGVLDITASEKGARFVQFCDAFNIPLLTLVDVPGFLPGVDQEHEGIIRRGAKLLYAYCNATVPRISVVLRKAYGGAYIVMDSRSIGADLALAWPTNEIAVMGAEAAADVVFRREIAASDDPATTREQKIKEYRRELVHPYYAAERGLVDDVIDPGDTRAVLARAFAMLRRKDADLPRRKHGNPPQ from the coding sequence GTGACGGCCGTACAGGAACCGCCGACTTTTACCGAACACGTCGGCGAACTCAGGGAATTGAAGGAAACAGCCCGGCTCGGGGCCGACCCCAGGGCCACCGAGCGCCAGCACGCCAAGGGGAAGCTGACCGCGTACGAACGCATCGACCTCCTGCTCGACCCCGGGAGCTTCACCGAGGTCGAGCCATTGCGGCGGCACCGGGCCACGGGGTTCGGACTGGAGGGCAAACGGCCGCACACCGACGGTGTCGTCACTGGCTGGGGCACCGTCGAGGGGCGGACGGTCTTCGTGTACGCGCACGACTTCAGGATCTTCGGCGGCGCGCTGGGCGAGGCCCACGCGGAGAAGATTCAGAAGATCATGGACATGGCCGTCGCGGCGGGTAGTCCGCTGGTCTCCCTCAATGACGGCGCCGGCGCGCGCATCCAGGAGGGCGTCTCCGCGCTCGCCGGCTACGGCGGGATCTTCCAGCGCAACACCCGGGCGTCCGGCGTCATCCCGCAGATCAGTGTGATGCTCGGCGCCTGTGCGGGCGGCGCGGCCTACTCGCCCGCGCTCACCGACTTCGTCTTCGCGGTCCGCGGGATCTCACAGATGTTCATCACCGGCCCCGACGTGGTCCGCGCGGTCACCGGCGAGAAGGTCACGCACGACGGGCTCGGCGGCGCCGACGTCCACGGCAGTTCCTCGGGCGTCGCCCACTTCGTCTACGACGACGAGGAGACCTGTCTGGCCGAGGTGCGCTGGCTGCTGTCGATGCTGCCCTCCCACAACCGTGAACTGCCGCCCGCCGCCGTAACCGGGGACCCTGCGGACCGCGGGGTGGACCGGCTGGTGGAGCTGGTGCCGCTGGACGGCAACCGGTCCTACGACATGCGTGAGGTGATCGCCGAGATCGTCGACGACGGCGACTTCATGGAAGTGCACGCCCAGTGGGGTGCCAACCTGGTGTGCGCGCTGGGCCGGCTCGACGGCGAGGTGCTCGGCGTGGTGGCGAACCAGCCGGCCGCGCTGGCCGGTGTCCTCGACATCACCGCGAGCGAGAAGGGCGCCAGGTTCGTCCAGTTCTGCGACGCCTTCAACATTCCGCTGCTCACGCTGGTGGACGTCCCCGGCTTCCTGCCCGGCGTCGATCAGGAGCACGAGGGCATCATCCGCCGCGGCGCCAAGCTGCTCTACGCGTACTGCAACGCCACCGTGCCGCGGATCTCGGTGGTGCTGCGCAAGGCGTACGGCGGCGCCTACATCGTGATGGACTCGCGTTCCATCGGTGCGGATCTCGCCCTGGCCTGGCCCACCAACGAGATCGCGGTAATGGGCGCGGAGGCGGCCGCGGACGTGGTCTTCCGACGGGAGATCGCCGCCTCGGACGACCCCGCGACCACCCGCGAACAGAAGATCAAGGAGTACCGGCGGGAGCTGGTGCACCCGTACTACGCGGCCGAACGCGGCCTGGTCGACGACGTGATCGACCCGGGCGACACCCGCGCCGTGCTGGCCCGCGCCTTCGCGATGCTGCGACGCAAGGACGCCGACCTGCCGCGCCGCAAGCACGGCAACCCGCCGCAGTGA
- a CDS encoding SDR family oxidoreductase has product MPTPSTHGAPDTDVVVVGAGPVGLLLAGDLCAHGVRVLVVEQLVRPMTESRASTLHARTMEVLAERGVLDRLGSLPDGGPGHFGGIRLDVAEADPGHPYAGQWKCPQTRLEAVLQERAVELGARIRRGRRLVDLAEQGDRVLVETVPVDRAADGGVADGTRERMTGSYVVGCDGWQSTVRKAAAFEFAGRDATREMLRADVAGIDIPARRFERLEHGLATAHRWPDGTTRVMVHVYGAEPRPRTGAPEFGEVVRAWARVTGEDIGHGTPLWLNAFDDARHQATRYRRGRILLAGDAAHAQMPVGGQALNLGLQDAAALGGRLAQRLGGGVDDAVLDDYHRERHPIGVRTLTDIQAQSTLLLGGPEIEPLREVFAELMRFDTVRRRLARMISGLGLPRTPVAPPPATASARPLHSPTTANGRTSTMDKLSRKTALVTGSSRGIGRATAQRLAAEGALVAVHYATNEDAAQETIELIEKDGGRAFGVRAELGVPGDVHTLFLGLERGLKERTGGTTVDIVVNNAAVTTPTGVQPEDVTPDEFDRLFAVNAKAPFFIVQRALPLLPDGGRIINISSGLTRVANPDQVAYSMTKGAIEQITLHFARHLAPRGITVNSVAPGITNNGGPVFDIPEAVAQMAQLSAFKRVGEAVDVADVVTFLATHEARWITGAFIDASGGTLLG; this is encoded by the coding sequence ATGCCCACTCCCTCGACCCACGGCGCGCCGGACACCGATGTCGTGGTGGTCGGTGCCGGTCCGGTCGGACTGCTGCTCGCCGGGGACCTGTGCGCGCACGGGGTGCGGGTCCTGGTGGTGGAGCAGCTGGTCCGGCCGATGACCGAGTCGCGCGCCTCCACCCTGCACGCCCGCACCATGGAGGTGCTGGCCGAGCGCGGCGTCCTCGACCGGCTCGGCTCGCTTCCGGACGGCGGTCCGGGGCACTTCGGCGGTATCCGGCTCGACGTGGCGGAGGCCGACCCCGGACATCCCTACGCGGGACAGTGGAAGTGCCCCCAGACCCGGCTCGAAGCAGTGCTCCAGGAGCGGGCCGTGGAGCTGGGGGCGCGGATCCGGCGGGGCCGGCGGCTGGTGGACCTCGCCGAGCAGGGCGACCGGGTGCTGGTCGAGACCGTACCCGTGGACCGGGCAGCGGACGGCGGAGTGGCCGACGGCACGCGGGAACGGATGACAGGCTCCTACGTCGTCGGCTGCGACGGCTGGCAGTCCACGGTACGGAAGGCCGCCGCGTTCGAGTTCGCCGGCCGGGACGCGACTCGGGAGATGCTGCGGGCCGACGTCGCCGGGATCGACATTCCCGCCCGGCGGTTCGAGCGGCTGGAGCACGGACTGGCCACCGCGCACCGCTGGCCGGACGGCACCACCCGGGTCATGGTGCACGTCTACGGCGCCGAGCCCCGGCCCCGTACCGGAGCGCCGGAGTTCGGCGAGGTCGTGCGGGCTTGGGCGCGGGTGACGGGCGAGGACATCGGCCACGGGACACCGCTGTGGCTGAACGCCTTCGACGACGCCCGGCATCAGGCCACCCGCTACCGGCGGGGCCGGATCCTGCTCGCCGGCGACGCCGCGCATGCGCAGATGCCGGTGGGTGGACAGGCCCTCAACCTCGGGCTCCAGGACGCGGCGGCCCTCGGCGGGCGGCTCGCCCAGCGCCTTGGCGGCGGGGTGGACGACGCGGTCCTGGACGACTACCACCGGGAGCGCCATCCCATCGGCGTGCGCACCCTCACCGACATCCAGGCCCAGTCGACCCTGCTGCTCGGCGGGCCCGAGATCGAGCCCCTGCGGGAGGTCTTCGCCGAGCTGATGCGCTTCGACACCGTACGCCGCCGGCTGGCCCGCATGATCAGCGGCCTCGGCCTGCCCCGTACCCCGGTCGCGCCGCCACCCGCCACCGCCTCGGCGCGCCCCCTTCATTCCCCGACGACTGCGAACGGCAGGACTTCCACCATGGACAAGCTTTCCCGCAAGACCGCGCTGGTGACCGGATCCAGCCGAGGCATCGGGCGGGCCACCGCGCAGCGGCTGGCCGCCGAGGGCGCGCTGGTCGCCGTGCACTACGCGACCAACGAGGACGCGGCGCAGGAGACCATCGAGCTGATCGAGAAGGACGGCGGCCGGGCCTTTGGCGTCCGGGCCGAACTCGGCGTCCCCGGCGACGTCCACACCTTGTTCCTCGGCCTGGAGCGCGGGCTGAAGGAGCGGACCGGCGGCACCACTGTGGACATCGTCGTCAACAACGCGGCCGTGACGACCCCGACCGGGGTGCAGCCGGAGGATGTCACCCCCGATGAGTTCGACCGGCTCTTCGCGGTGAACGCCAAGGCGCCCTTCTTCATCGTGCAGCGCGCCCTGCCGCTGCTCCCCGATGGCGGCCGGATCATCAACATCTCCTCCGGACTGACCAGGGTCGCCAATCCCGACCAGGTCGCCTACTCGATGACCAAGGGCGCGATCGAGCAGATCACCCTGCACTTCGCCCGCCACCTCGCCCCGCGCGGCATCACCGTCAACAGCGTGGCGCCCGGCATCACGAACAACGGCGGCCCCGTCTTCGACATCCCCGAGGCCGTGGCGCAGATGGCACAGCTGTCGGCCTTCAAGCGGGTGGGCGAGGCGGTGGACGTCGCGGACGTGGTGACCTTCCTGGCCACCCACGAGGCCCGCTGGATCACCGGCGCCTTCATCGACGCCAGCGGCGGCACCCTGCTGGGCTGA
- a CDS encoding aromatase/cyclase → MTNRQVEHEISVQAGARDVYRLLAEVENWPRLFPPSVYVEVLEREADQERIRIWATANGEAKNWTSIRELDPEGLRITFRQEVSAPPVASMSGTWVIEPRGERETRLRLLHEYRAIDDDPEGLQWIDEAVDRNSREELPGVKAGLEEATRTEELTLSFVDDVTVNGSAKDLYDFVNEANLWTERLPHVNEVKLTEDTPGLQVLRMETLTKDGSAHTTESVRVCFPHHKIAYKQTTLPALMKLHTGYWTFEEGPDGVTTAASQHTVVINAENITRILGPDAGVSEAREFIRNALGNNSRATLGHAKDYAEARR, encoded by the coding sequence ATGACGAACCGCCAGGTCGAACACGAGATCAGCGTCCAGGCCGGCGCCCGGGACGTCTACCGGCTGCTCGCCGAGGTGGAGAACTGGCCGAGGCTCTTCCCGCCGTCGGTGTACGTCGAAGTCCTCGAGCGCGAGGCGGACCAGGAGCGCATACGCATCTGGGCCACCGCCAACGGCGAGGCCAAGAACTGGACCTCGATCCGCGAGCTGGACCCGGAAGGCCTGCGCATCACCTTCCGGCAGGAGGTCTCCGCGCCGCCGGTGGCGTCGATGAGCGGCACCTGGGTCATCGAACCCCGAGGAGAGCGGGAGACCCGGCTACGGCTGCTGCACGAGTACCGCGCGATCGACGACGACCCCGAGGGCTTGCAGTGGATCGACGAGGCCGTCGACCGCAACAGCCGGGAGGAACTGCCCGGCGTCAAGGCCGGGCTGGAGGAAGCCACCCGGACCGAGGAGCTGACCCTGTCCTTCGTGGACGACGTCACCGTCAACGGCTCCGCCAAGGACCTCTACGACTTCGTCAACGAGGCCAACCTGTGGACCGAGCGGCTGCCGCATGTCAACGAGGTGAAGCTGACCGAGGACACCCCCGGCCTCCAGGTGCTGCGGATGGAGACGCTCACCAAGGACGGCTCCGCGCACACCACCGAGTCGGTCCGGGTCTGTTTCCCGCACCACAAGATCGCCTACAAGCAGACCACGCTGCCGGCGCTGATGAAGCTGCACACCGGGTACTGGACCTTCGAGGAGGGGCCCGACGGCGTCACCACCGCCGCCTCCCAGCACACGGTGGTCATCAACGCCGAGAACATCACCAGGATCCTCGGCCCGGACGCGGGCGTGTCCGAGGCCCGGGAGTTCATCCGCAACGCACTCGGCAACAACAGCCGGGCCACCCTGGGCCACGCCAAGGACTATGCGGAAGCGCGGCGCTGA
- the fabG gene encoding 3-oxoacyl-ACP reductase FabG → MTENTARVALVTGATSGIGLAAARTLAQQGHRVYICARDENAVAATVKTLRYENLDVDGSPADVRSKEDIEAVVRAAVARFGPIDVLVNNAGRSGGGVTADIADDLWDDVVATNLTSVFRMTREVLNAGGMRQKKRGRIINVASTAGKQGVVLGAPYSASKHGVVGFTKALGNELAPTGITVNAVCPGYVETPMAQRVRQGYAAAYGTSEDAILEKFQAKIPLGRYSTPEEVAGLVGYLASDPAASITAQALNVCGGLGNF, encoded by the coding sequence ATGACCGAGAACACCGCCAGGGTCGCCCTGGTCACCGGCGCCACCAGCGGGATCGGCCTCGCCGCCGCCCGGACCCTCGCCCAGCAGGGGCACCGTGTCTACATATGCGCACGTGACGAGAACGCGGTCGCCGCGACGGTGAAGACACTGCGATACGAGAACCTGGACGTGGACGGCAGCCCCGCCGACGTGCGTTCCAAGGAGGACATCGAGGCCGTGGTGCGGGCCGCGGTGGCCCGCTTCGGACCGATCGACGTGTTGGTCAACAACGCGGGGCGCAGCGGGGGAGGGGTGACCGCCGACATCGCCGACGACCTGTGGGACGACGTCGTCGCCACCAACCTCACCAGCGTCTTCCGGATGACCCGCGAGGTGCTCAACGCGGGCGGCATGCGCCAGAAGAAGCGCGGCCGGATCATCAACGTCGCGTCCACGGCGGGCAAGCAGGGCGTGGTGCTCGGCGCCCCGTACTCGGCGTCCAAGCACGGCGTGGTCGGCTTCACCAAGGCGCTGGGCAATGAGCTGGCGCCGACCGGGATCACCGTCAACGCGGTGTGCCCGGGCTACGTCGAGACGCCGATGGCCCAACGGGTGCGGCAGGGCTACGCGGCGGCGTACGGCACCTCCGAGGACGCCATTCTGGAGAAGTTCCAGGCCAAGATCCCGCTCGGCCGCTACTCCACCCCCGAGGAGGTCGCCGGCCTGGTCGGCTATCTCGCCTCCGATCCGGCCGCCTCGATCACCGCGCAGGCGCTGAACGTCTGCGGCGGCCTGGGCAATTTCTGA
- a CDS encoding acyl carrier protein — protein MSAKEFTLDQLRATLLEGAGTDESVDLDGDILDTSFEDLGYESLAMLETVSRIEREHGISLDEEAVGEAGTPRALIRLVNERLSATQTA, from the coding sequence ATGTCTGCCAAGGAGTTCACCCTCGACCAGCTGAGGGCCACGTTACTGGAGGGCGCCGGCACCGACGAGAGCGTCGACCTGGACGGCGACATCCTCGACACGTCCTTCGAGGACCTGGGCTACGAGTCGCTGGCGATGCTGGAGACCGTCAGCCGCATCGAGCGCGAGCACGGCATCAGCCTGGACGAGGAGGCGGTCGGTGAGGCCGGCACTCCCCGCGCGCTGATCCGGCTGGTCAACGAACGCCTGTCCGCCACCCAGACCGCCTGA
- a CDS encoding ketosynthase chain-length factor translates to MNATVLVTGLGIVAPTGLGIEDYWSATLAGRSAVGRVTHFDPTPYPSRLAGEISGFAAEEYLPSRLLPQTDRMTRLALVGADWAFTDAGVVPSELPAYDVGVITASHSGGFEFGQNELRALWSKGGRHVSAYQSFAWFYAVNSGQISIRNGLRGPSSVVVSDQAGGLDALAQARRQLRKGVSMVIAGAVDASICPWGWVAQMTSGRLSTSDDPARAYLPFDDRAAGHVPGEGGALLVLEAAEHARRRGAPRVYGEIAGHAATIDPRPGSDRAPTLQRAIELALADAGTTPEDIGVVFADAAAVPDLDRAEAEAITKVFGPRGVPVTAPKTTTGRLYSGAAALDLAAAFLSIRDQVIPPTVGSTLSPSYEIDLVSGAPRPAELRSALVIARGQGGFNSAMVVRAAEPAHL, encoded by the coding sequence ATGAACGCCACGGTCCTGGTCACCGGCCTCGGCATCGTGGCCCCGACCGGCCTCGGCATCGAGGACTACTGGTCGGCCACGCTCGCCGGCCGGAGCGCGGTCGGGCGGGTCACCCACTTCGACCCCACGCCCTATCCGTCCCGGCTGGCGGGTGAGATCAGCGGGTTCGCCGCCGAGGAGTATCTGCCGAGCCGGCTTCTGCCGCAGACCGACCGAATGACCCGGCTCGCCCTGGTCGGCGCCGACTGGGCGTTCACCGACGCGGGTGTGGTGCCGTCCGAACTGCCCGCGTACGACGTCGGAGTGATCACCGCGAGCCACTCCGGCGGCTTCGAGTTCGGCCAGAACGAGCTGCGGGCCCTGTGGAGCAAGGGTGGTCGGCACGTCAGCGCCTACCAGTCCTTCGCGTGGTTCTACGCCGTCAACAGCGGCCAGATCTCCATCCGCAACGGTCTGCGCGGCCCCAGCAGCGTCGTGGTCAGTGACCAGGCCGGCGGGCTGGACGCGCTGGCGCAGGCCCGCCGGCAGCTCCGCAAGGGCGTCAGCATGGTCATCGCCGGCGCGGTCGACGCGTCGATCTGCCCGTGGGGGTGGGTCGCCCAGATGACCAGCGGCCGACTGAGCACCTCAGACGACCCGGCCCGGGCGTATCTGCCGTTCGATGACCGGGCCGCCGGACACGTCCCCGGGGAGGGCGGCGCCCTGCTGGTCCTGGAGGCGGCCGAGCACGCCCGGCGGCGCGGCGCCCCACGGGTGTACGGCGAGATAGCGGGCCATGCCGCCACGATCGACCCCAGGCCCGGCAGCGACCGCGCCCCCACCCTGCAGCGCGCGATCGAACTCGCCCTCGCCGACGCGGGGACGACCCCCGAGGACATCGGGGTGGTGTTCGCCGACGCCGCCGCCGTGCCGGACCTGGACCGGGCGGAGGCGGAGGCGATCACCAAGGTCTTCGGGCCGCGCGGAGTGCCGGTGACCGCGCCGAAGACCACCACCGGCCGGCTGTACTCCGGTGCCGCCGCCCTCGACCTGGCCGCCGCGTTCCTGTCGATCCGCGACCAGGTGATCCCGCCGACCGTCGGCAGCACGCTCTCCCCGTCCTATGAGATCGACCTGGTGAGCGGCGCCCCGCGACCCGCCGAGCTGCGCAGCGCCCTGGTGATCGCCCGCGGCCAGGGCGGCTTCAACTCCGCCATGGTCGTTCGCGCCGCCGAACCCGCCCACCTATGA
- a CDS encoding beta-ketoacyl-[acyl-carrier-protein] synthase family protein, which yields MSTADGRRRVAITGIGVIAPGGQGTKEFWKLLTDGRTATRRISLFDPSPFRSQVAAEADFDGELSGLTPQEVRRMDRAAQFAVVGAREAVADSGLEFGTLDPHRTGVTIGSAVGATTGLDQEYRTVSDGGRLELVDHTYAVPHLYGYMVPSSFATEVAWAVGAEGPTTVISTGCTSGLDAVGFAVDVIREGTADVMVAGATDAPISPITVACFDAIKATTPRNDDPEHASRPFDASRNGFVIGEGAAVFVLEELESARARGARIYAEVAGFATRSNAFHMTGLRPDGVEMAEAIRVALDEARLAAEDIDYINAHGSGTKQNDRHETAAFKRSLGEHAYRTPVSSIKSMVGHSLGAIGSIEIAASVLAMAHDVVPPTANLHHPDPECDLDYVPLTARDWRTDAVLSVGSGFGGFQSAVVLADPERGER from the coding sequence ATGAGCACCGCCGACGGCCGCCGCCGGGTGGCGATCACCGGGATCGGAGTCATCGCCCCGGGCGGGCAGGGAACCAAGGAGTTCTGGAAGCTGCTCACCGACGGACGTACCGCCACCCGCCGCATCTCCTTGTTCGACCCCTCGCCGTTCCGCTCCCAGGTGGCCGCCGAGGCCGACTTCGACGGGGAACTGTCCGGGCTGACCCCGCAGGAGGTCCGGCGGATGGACCGGGCCGCGCAGTTCGCGGTGGTCGGTGCCCGGGAGGCGGTCGCCGACAGCGGGCTGGAGTTCGGCACGCTGGACCCGCACCGGACCGGCGTGACGATCGGCAGCGCGGTCGGCGCCACCACCGGACTCGACCAGGAGTACCGCACGGTCAGCGACGGCGGTCGGCTGGAACTCGTGGACCACACCTACGCCGTGCCGCATCTGTACGGCTACATGGTGCCCAGCTCCTTCGCCACCGAGGTTGCCTGGGCAGTGGGTGCCGAGGGTCCCACCACCGTCATCTCCACGGGCTGCACCTCCGGCCTGGACGCGGTGGGTTTCGCGGTGGACGTGATCCGGGAGGGCACGGCGGACGTGATGGTCGCCGGTGCCACCGACGCGCCGATCTCCCCGATCACCGTGGCCTGCTTCGACGCGATCAAGGCGACCACGCCCCGCAACGACGACCCCGAGCACGCCTCCCGGCCCTTCGACGCCAGCCGCAACGGCTTCGTCATCGGGGAGGGCGCGGCGGTGTTCGTCCTTGAGGAACTGGAGAGCGCCCGCGCCCGGGGCGCGCGGATCTACGCCGAGGTGGCCGGATTCGCGACCCGCTCGAACGCGTTCCACATGACCGGGCTGCGGCCCGACGGCGTCGAGATGGCCGAGGCCATCCGGGTCGCGCTCGACGAGGCCCGGCTCGCCGCCGAGGACATCGACTACATCAACGCCCACGGCTCGGGCACCAAGCAGAATGACCGGCACGAGACCGCCGCGTTCAAGCGCAGCCTGGGCGAGCACGCCTACCGCACCCCGGTCAGCTCCATCAAGTCGATGGTCGGGCACTCGCTCGGCGCCATCGGCTCCATCGAGATCGCCGCGTCGGTCCTGGCCATGGCCCATGACGTGGTGCCACCGACGGCGAACCTGCACCACCCCGACCCGGAGTGCGACCTGGACTACGTGCCCCTGACGGCCCGGGACTGGAGGACCGACGCCGTGCTGTCGGTCGGCAGCGGATTCGGCGGCTTCCAGAGCGCCGTGGTGCTCGCCGACCCCGAGCGGGGCGAGCGATGA
- a CDS encoding TcmI family type II polyketide cyclase has protein sequence MHSTLIVARMDSGSAREVADLFAAFDRTDMPARMGTRRRRLFEFHGLYFHLQDFDEDNGEGRIEEAKTDPRFVRISQDLKPYIEAYDPATWRSPKDAMARRFYEWSAS, from the coding sequence ATGCACAGCACGTTGATCGTCGCCAGGATGGACTCCGGCTCGGCCCGTGAGGTCGCCGACCTGTTCGCCGCCTTCGACCGCACCGACATGCCCGCCCGGATGGGCACCCGTCGCCGTCGGCTCTTCGAGTTCCACGGCCTGTACTTCCACCTCCAGGACTTCGACGAGGACAACGGCGAGGGGCGGATCGAGGAGGCCAAGACCGATCCGCGGTTCGTGCGGATCAGCCAGGACCTGAAGCCGTACATCGAGGCGTACGACCCCGCGACGTGGCGGTCGCCCAAGGACGCCATGGCCCGTCGCTTCTATGAATGGAGTGCCTCATGA
- a CDS encoding FAD-dependent monooxygenase has translation MDASVVVVGAGPAGLMLAGELRLAGIDVIVLDRLPERTGESRGIGFTIRTMEVFDQRGLLSRFGEIETSEAGHFGGLPLDLGLLGAAHGAARTVPQSTTEAVLESWARDLGAEIRRGHSVTGFVEDAEGVTVTVAGGPNLRARYVVGCDGGRSTVRNIAGFDFPGTPATTELFLADLRGVELEPRMIGERTPGGMVMVARLPGGIHRIIVGERGTPPPQRRTAPPEFNEVADVWKRLTGTDISDAEPVWVSAFGDAARQVTEYRRGRVLLAGDAAHVHLPAGGQGMNTSVQDSVNLGWKLAAVVRGTAPETLLDTYHDERHEVGRQLLANTRAQSTLILGGDEVGPLRDTLAELLDGHPEVVRRLAAKVSGLDIRYETGGGSHPLLGARMPRLSLLRDGRPTSSSELLRSGRGVLLDLEDNATLRGRARGWADRVDIVTASRHGDLLDEDPLVRTAAVLLRPDGHVAWAAPGSRSDLPMALARWFGPAR, from the coding sequence ATGGACGCTTCAGTCGTTGTGGTCGGTGCCGGGCCCGCCGGACTCATGCTGGCCGGGGAGCTGCGCCTGGCGGGCATCGATGTCATCGTGCTGGACCGGCTGCCCGAACGCACCGGGGAGTCACGCGGCATCGGGTTCACGATCCGCACCATGGAGGTGTTCGACCAGCGGGGTCTGCTCTCCAGGTTCGGTGAGATCGAGACCAGCGAGGCCGGGCACTTCGGCGGTCTGCCCCTCGATCTGGGCCTGTTGGGCGCCGCCCACGGCGCCGCCCGGACCGTGCCCCAGTCCACGACCGAGGCCGTGCTGGAGAGCTGGGCCCGGGACCTCGGGGCCGAGATCCGCCGCGGTCACTCGGTCACCGGCTTCGTCGAGGACGCCGAGGGCGTGACCGTCACCGTCGCCGGCGGGCCCAATCTGCGGGCCCGGTATGTGGTGGGCTGTGACGGGGGACGCAGCACCGTGCGCAACATCGCCGGCTTCGACTTCCCCGGCACCCCCGCCACCACCGAACTCTTCCTCGCCGACCTGCGCGGGGTGGAGCTGGAACCCCGCATGATCGGCGAGCGCACCCCCGGCGGCATGGTGATGGTGGCGCGGCTGCCCGGCGGCATCCACCGGATCATCGTCGGCGAGCGCGGCACGCCGCCGCCCCAACGGCGCACGGCCCCACCGGAGTTCAACGAGGTGGCGGACGTCTGGAAGCGTCTGACGGGCACCGACATCTCGGACGCCGAGCCGGTGTGGGTCAGCGCCTTCGGCGATGCGGCCCGCCAGGTCACCGAGTACCGGCGCGGCCGGGTACTGCTGGCCGGGGACGCCGCGCACGTCCATCTGCCGGCCGGCGGACAGGGGATGAACACCAGTGTCCAGGACTCGGTGAACCTGGGCTGGAAGCTGGCCGCAGTGGTGCGCGGCACGGCCCCCGAGACCCTGCTGGACACCTACCACGACGAGCGGCACGAGGTGGGCCGTCAGCTGCTGGCCAACACGCGCGCCCAGAGCACCCTCATCCTCGGCGGCGACGAGGTGGGACCGCTGCGGGACACCCTGGCCGAACTGCTGGACGGCCACCCCGAGGTCGTACGCCGACTGGCCGCCAAGGTCAGCGGCCTCGACATCCGCTATGAGACGGGCGGCGGTTCGCACCCGCTGCTGGGCGCCCGTATGCCGCGGCTGTCCCTGCTCAGGGACGGCCGGCCCACCAGCAGCAGCGAGCTCCTCCGCTCGGGCCGTGGCGTCCTCCTGGACCTGGAGGACAACGCCACGCTGCGCGGCCGGGCACGGGGGTGGGCCGACCGGGTCGACATCGTGACGGCCTCCCGTCACGGGGACCTCCTCGACGAGGACCCCCTGGTGCGGACCGCCGCCGTCCTGCTGCGTCCCGACGGCCATGTCGCCTGGGCCGCACCCGGCTCCCGCTCCGACCTACCGATGGCACTGGCCCGCTGGTTCGGGCCGGCCCGATGA
- a CDS encoding MarR family winged helix-turn-helix transcriptional regulator: MLQQNTTRRIGYWLLHLHRLFDEATERALSSERLNRRQWQVLHAISINVNTVTDIDAAFSPFLAVDRIDSYAPIVNEFAARGWVTVQDGAVALTADGDAAHDRAEALVNAHADRSLAGISEEEFLAANDVLARIAHNLESE, encoded by the coding sequence ATGCTCCAGCAGAACACGACCAGGCGGATCGGCTATTGGCTGCTGCATCTGCACAGGCTCTTCGATGAGGCCACCGAACGAGCGTTGTCCAGTGAGCGCCTGAATCGACGGCAGTGGCAGGTGCTGCACGCCATCAGTATCAATGTGAACACCGTCACCGATATCGATGCGGCCTTCTCTCCTTTCCTGGCCGTCGACCGCATCGATTCCTACGCGCCGATCGTGAACGAGTTCGCGGCACGGGGCTGGGTCACGGTGCAGGACGGCGCCGTGGCGCTGACGGCGGACGGCGACGCGGCGCACGACCGGGCCGAGGCGCTGGTGAACGCCCATGCGGACCGCTCGCTCGCCGGGATCTCGGAGGAAGAATTCCTGGCCGCCAACGATGTGCTCGCGCGAATCGCTCACAACCTTGAGAGCGAATAG